A part of Methanohalobium evestigatum Z-7303 genomic DNA contains:
- a CDS encoding PAS domain S-box protein, with amino-acid sequence MNLTQTIASITNIFGRFSDVDAKIKDSLGKLGVLFSSTRSYVFLFKNNKKTMDNTHEWCYTGIEPWKEKLQNLSTDVFPWLMNELKKDEVIHVNDVATLPDEALKEKNLLGKGDVRSFIIIPLHINDELSGFIGLDNITTDYRIDNLNILQMVSDVIGTELGKKIADNALEQSEKRHRSLIENLPLGVFSTDSNGEIIQCNKYLIDITKSSKEKIIGLNIFNLPVNSEIKNCIRNALDGYTQFYEGEYKTVLTGKNLKIRAYFTPDTSEDGKIVGCIGTITDLTGKTDEQDDKTRKMEKVIDNIDTHIWYFADRRTYGLVNKPHANFFGFRKEDLEYNDIYDVHLKQTAYLIKGLSDYVFENKSRLQTTEKLINKNGELRNLSITLTPEFDYNGDVDYVICSGEDITEHEKSKKRIEESEIRYRTLFEDLIDAVLVQDLDGNFLDVNLTACEFLGYSKADILKMGYKDIDALEQVGNLNAFENDLYRHGRAVFETKYIKNDGSTISVEVNSRFIQYQGKPAILLVARDITGRKNAEEKLQEYADKLEHSNKLKDMFTDILRHDLLNPAGVVKGFTQLLISMENDDYKLDVLNKIKASNEKLIELIQNASYFAKLDAMEDLEFEKQDISAILKSVVSDFEQQAKDKNIDIEFLAEGEYPAIINPVMEQVFANLLSNAVKYSPENSRVIIDIDDIGKFWKVSFTDFGEGIPDEDKETIFTRFQRLEKDSVKGSGLGLAIVKQIIELHDGEVGVDDNPEGRGSVFWVTLKKA; translated from the coding sequence ATGAATTTAACCCAGACAATTGCATCCATAACAAATATTTTTGGACGATTCAGTGATGTGGATGCAAAAATAAAGGATTCACTTGGTAAACTCGGGGTATTGTTCAGTTCTACACGAAGTTATGTTTTTCTTTTTAAAAATAATAAAAAAACCATGGATAACACCCATGAGTGGTGTTATACCGGTATTGAACCCTGGAAAGAGAAATTGCAGAACCTGTCCACTGATGTTTTTCCGTGGCTTATGAATGAGTTGAAAAAAGATGAAGTTATCCATGTTAATGACGTTGCTACACTTCCTGATGAAGCTTTGAAAGAAAAGAATCTACTGGGTAAGGGAGACGTCAGATCTTTCATCATTATACCTCTGCACATAAATGATGAACTTTCGGGTTTTATAGGTCTGGATAATATTACAACGGATTACAGGATTGATAATCTCAATATTTTACAGATGGTATCTGATGTTATTGGAACAGAACTCGGGAAAAAAATTGCAGATAATGCGCTTGAACAATCCGAAAAAAGACACAGAAGTTTGATAGAAAACCTGCCGCTGGGAGTTTTTTCAACTGACAGTAACGGTGAGATAATCCAGTGTAATAAATACCTTATAGATATTACAAAATCTTCAAAGGAAAAAATCATAGGCCTTAATATCTTCAATTTACCTGTAAACAGTGAGATTAAAAACTGTATCAGGAATGCTCTGGATGGATATACACAGTTTTATGAAGGCGAGTATAAAACAGTTCTTACAGGAAAAAACCTCAAAATCAGAGCTTATTTCACACCTGATACATCAGAAGATGGGAAAATAGTAGGCTGTATCGGTACAATCACGGATTTGACCGGAAAAACCGATGAACAGGACGATAAAACCAGAAAAATGGAAAAAGTTATTGACAATATTGATACCCACATCTGGTACTTTGCAGACAGGAGAACATATGGGCTGGTAAACAAACCGCATGCAAACTTCTTCGGTTTTAGAAAAGAAGATTTGGAATACAACGATATTTATGACGTTCATTTAAAACAGACAGCATATTTAATTAAAGGTCTAAGTGATTATGTTTTTGAGAACAAATCCCGTTTGCAGACGACTGAAAAGCTTATAAATAAAAACGGAGAGCTTCGTAATTTATCTATTACATTAACTCCTGAATTTGATTACAATGGTGACGTGGATTATGTCATCTGTTCTGGAGAAGATATAACCGAACACGAAAAATCAAAAAAACGTATTGAAGAGTCAGAAATCAGGTACAGAACTTTGTTTGAAGATTTGATAGACGCGGTCCTTGTGCAGGATTTAGACGGAAATTTTCTGGATGTCAATCTGACAGCCTGCGAATTTCTTGGTTACAGCAAAGCCGATATCCTGAAAATGGGTTACAAGGATATCGATGCACTGGAACAGGTAGGAAATCTTAACGCATTTGAAAATGACTTGTACAGGCATGGACGTGCGGTTTTTGAAACTAAATATATAAAAAACGATGGTTCTACAATCTCTGTAGAGGTTAATTCAAGATTTATACAGTACCAGGGCAAACCTGCCATACTTCTGGTTGCCAGAGATATAACAGGCAGGAAAAATGCAGAAGAAAAATTGCAGGAATATGCGGACAAACTTGAACATTCAAACAAATTGAAGGATATGTTTACAGACATACTGCGGCATGATCTTCTCAATCCAGCTGGTGTCGTCAAGGGTTTCACCCAGTTGTTAATCAGTATGGAAAATGATGATTATAAACTCGATGTTTTGAACAAAATCAAGGCGAGCAATGAAAAACTCATTGAATTAATTCAGAATGCATCTTATTTTGCAAAGCTGGATGCAATGGAGGATTTGGAATTTGAAAAGCAGGATATTTCAGCAATCTTGAAAAGTGTAGTCTCTGATTTTGAACAGCAGGCTAAGGATAAAAACATCGATATTGAATTTTTGGCTGAAGGTGAATATCCAGCAATAATTAATCCTGTTATGGAACAGGTGTTTGCAAATTTGTTATCCAATGCAGTAAAATACAGTCCTGAAAACAGCAGGGTTATTATTGATATTGACGATATTGGGAAATTCTGGAAGGTTAGTTTCACAGATTTTGGTGAAGGAATTCCTGATGAAGATAAAGAAACAATATTTACACGTTTCCAGCGGCTTGAAAAAGACAGTGTTAAAGGAAGTGGTTTGGGCCTTGCCATTGTTAAACAAATAATTGAACTGCATGATGGTGAAGTAGGAGTAGATGATAATCCTGAAGGTCGAGGCAGTGTGTTCTGGGTAACTTTAAAAAAAGCATAA
- a CDS encoding phosphoadenosine phosphosulfate reductase domain-containing protein encodes MQKSTFSKRKSRPRNYKKQKQITYNKNYIFWCNRCNLPLIGKECGICNNIGNKINLSQPGDVRFCSSYEREILSQKLQSIYGCNPIEDKLILLNKIPGEDKTDEVIVDGYHIGTLRFDLETLDYKFDISLVGSKILLNHTDKKTVTVKDTKRHLSGKKVKFDQIEYYTDDIKNGEQVLIKTPKLTGYGTAYLDSKDFSASEKAVLKVKKIDNSEVTLSEKNPDLNDVIIANASHLKQLQKNAMNTIKGIVNQKEYKNLPVHVSFSGGKDSLVVLDLTRKALKNRELKAFFINTGIEYPETVEFARRFTSENNIDFVESGAGNKFWEKVGDFGPPAKDFRWCCKVCKLAPANTIIDKCSEKGMCLTVDGKRTYESFSRSAISTIEQNPFVPNQLNIFPIKDWKAIELWLYIYWQKLEYNPLYDMGFERVGCYLCPAALSAEYQRMKEIHPEMYEHWNNFLLNWAHRNGLPDEFVEHGFWRWRQLPPKMLKLAEKLDIRTTPEKPEEPFSVEMTSGISPCKSGGYTVEGTVKGMYIDQAAGIMNIMGKTVFSQDLGTLLVKTDTASIKVFSSGNIQVTAKTKDESHSVFKETTRQLKRAVKCKKCGICKDICPVGAVKLSDGTENHTNITIDESCTKCGKCTQSCVILKYPDNL; translated from the coding sequence ATGCAAAAATCCACGTTTTCAAAACGCAAATCCAGACCAAGAAACTATAAAAAACAAAAACAGATAACCTACAATAAAAATTATATTTTCTGGTGCAACCGGTGTAATCTCCCTCTTATAGGAAAAGAATGCGGAATATGCAATAATATCGGCAACAAAATAAACCTGTCACAACCCGGTGACGTCAGGTTCTGTTCTTCTTATGAGCGTGAAATATTATCCCAAAAACTTCAATCCATTTATGGCTGCAACCCGATAGAAGATAAACTGATTCTTCTTAACAAAATTCCCGGTGAAGACAAAACTGATGAGGTTATTGTAGATGGTTATCATATCGGTACATTACGTTTCGACCTTGAAACTCTTGATTACAAATTCGACATATCTCTGGTAGGTTCAAAAATCCTGCTAAACCATACCGATAAAAAAACTGTGACTGTGAAGGATACTAAACGCCATTTAAGCGGTAAAAAGGTAAAATTTGACCAGATTGAATATTACACAGATGATATAAAAAATGGTGAACAGGTTCTTATAAAAACACCAAAGCTTACAGGTTACGGAACTGCATATCTTGACAGCAAGGATTTCTCTGCATCTGAAAAAGCGGTCTTGAAAGTCAAAAAAATTGACAATTCTGAAGTAACTTTATCCGAAAAAAATCCCGATTTAAACGATGTTATTATTGCCAATGCTTCTCATTTAAAACAGCTCCAGAAAAACGCCATGAATACCATAAAAGGTATTGTGAACCAGAAAGAATACAAAAATCTGCCTGTTCATGTATCCTTTAGTGGGGGTAAAGACAGCCTTGTTGTCCTGGATTTGACCAGAAAAGCTCTTAAAAACAGGGAACTTAAAGCGTTTTTCATAAATACCGGTATTGAATATCCTGAAACGGTCGAATTTGCAAGACGGTTTACCAGTGAAAATAATATAGATTTTGTTGAATCCGGTGCAGGTAATAAATTCTGGGAAAAAGTAGGTGATTTCGGTCCGCCTGCAAAAGATTTCAGGTGGTGCTGTAAAGTTTGTAAACTGGCTCCTGCAAATACTATAATTGATAAATGTAGTGAAAAAGGGATGTGCCTTACTGTAGACGGTAAACGTACTTATGAGTCGTTTTCAAGGTCAGCAATATCCACTATAGAGCAGAATCCTTTTGTACCCAATCAGCTGAATATATTTCCAATAAAAGACTGGAAAGCTATTGAACTCTGGCTGTACATCTACTGGCAAAAACTTGAATACAATCCACTCTATGACATGGGTTTTGAAAGGGTTGGATGTTATCTTTGTCCTGCGGCACTTTCTGCTGAATATCAAAGGATGAAAGAAATACATCCCGAAATGTATGAGCACTGGAATAATTTCCTTCTTAATTGGGCTCACAGGAACGGATTACCCGATGAATTTGTTGAGCATGGATTCTGGAGATGGAGACAACTACCGCCCAAAATGCTGAAACTTGCTGAAAAACTGGATATTAGAACAACACCTGAAAAACCTGAAGAACCATTCAGTGTGGAAATGACTTCTGGAATATCTCCCTGCAAATCAGGTGGATATACTGTTGAAGGAACTGTAAAAGGCATGTATATTGACCAGGCAGCCGGTATCATGAATATAATGGGCAAAACCGTTTTTTCACAGGACCTTGGAACATTGCTCGTAAAAACCGATACTGCAAGCATCAAAGTCTTTTCATCCGGAAATATACAGGTCACAGCAAAAACAAAGGATGAATCACATTCTGTTTTTAAAGAAACTACAAGACAGTTGAAAAGAGCAGTAAAATGTAAGAAATGCGGTATCTGTAAAGACATCTGTCCGGTTGGTGCTGTAAAATTATCCGATGGTACAGAAAACCATACCAACATTACTATAGACGAATCCTGTACAAAATGCGGTAAATGCACTCAATCGTGCGTGATTCTCAAATATCCGGATAACCTATAA
- a CDS encoding geranylgeranyl reductase family protein, translating into MYDVLIIGAGPAGTTAAKHTAEKGLDTLLIEKQKLPRKKPCAGLVSQRALNSLEFEIPKHLIKRYCYGTRIKYKNHVLESKLDRPVGILVSRDEFDYYLSQQATKKGAEILDNTSVNSVNAENDYVAVNTTKGLFKARIVIGADGVNSICARYVRSGSETNRNAFSLISEVPASIEYINNKYLDITEVDFGRVKNGYFWTFPKDNHISVGLGLFDNSSESKPLKTYYDYIKDQYFDYLKPRGHFIPIGGYKRDVHSDRVILVGDAAGFVDAFLGEGISYAIMSGKIAANTVIEAFEENDFSEDKFSTYLTRCEDVFGNNLKYSLIFSKFFYSFPNIFATMLTSSELMLNKALLVVKGESEYKQFISWLLPRFPYYILKILKANV; encoded by the coding sequence ATGTATGATGTGTTAATTATTGGTGCAGGTCCTGCAGGAACAACAGCTGCAAAACATACTGCTGAAAAAGGACTGGATACATTACTCATTGAGAAACAAAAATTACCACGAAAAAAGCCGTGTGCAGGTCTTGTATCCCAGCGTGCTCTAAACAGCCTTGAATTTGAAATACCCAAACATCTGATAAAAAGATACTGTTATGGAACACGGATAAAATACAAAAATCATGTTCTTGAATCAAAACTTGACAGACCGGTAGGGATTCTGGTCTCAAGAGATGAATTTGATTATTATTTATCCCAACAGGCGACCAAAAAAGGTGCAGAAATTCTTGATAACACATCGGTAAATTCAGTCAACGCAGAGAATGATTATGTTGCTGTTAACACTACAAAAGGCTTATTTAAAGCACGGATTGTTATTGGTGCAGATGGAGTCAACAGTATATGTGCCAGATATGTAAGGTCTGGTTCAGAAACCAATAGAAATGCTTTTTCTCTGATTTCTGAAGTGCCGGCATCAATCGAGTATATTAACAACAAATATCTGGATATAACAGAAGTTGATTTTGGAAGAGTGAAAAACGGTTATTTTTGGACGTTTCCAAAAGACAACCATATTTCGGTTGGACTGGGATTATTTGACAACTCTTCAGAGTCAAAACCCCTTAAAACCTACTACGATTATATAAAAGACCAGTATTTTGATTACCTGAAACCCAGAGGTCATTTTATACCTATAGGTGGATATAAAAGGGATGTTCATTCTGACCGCGTAATTCTTGTAGGTGATGCTGCTGGATTTGTAGATGCATTTTTAGGAGAAGGCATCTCTTATGCAATAATGTCTGGGAAAATTGCTGCAAATACTGTTATTGAAGCTTTTGAAGAAAACGATTTTTCCGAAGATAAGTTCTCAACTTATCTTACAAGATGTGAAGATGTTTTTGGGAACAATTTGAAATACTCATTGATATTTTCCAAGTTTTTTTATAGTTTCCCAAACATTTTTGCAACAATGCTGACAAGTAGCGAATTGATGTTAAATAAGGCATTGCTTGTTGTAAAAGGTGAATCAGAATACAAACAATTTATAAGTTGGCTGTTACCGAGGTTTCCATATTATATTTTAAAAATTTTGAAAGCCAATGTTTAA